A genomic stretch from Juglans microcarpa x Juglans regia isolate MS1-56 chromosome 3S, Jm3101_v1.0, whole genome shotgun sequence includes:
- the LOC121256878 gene encoding probable NAD(P)H dehydrogenase subunit CRR3, chloroplastic yields the protein MYCLSCLSITKPLAFASLPQNDSPPPIQTTHTTKPPMRRPTSSTQPRTQQRKRQQPSIAEIERAIGAGRYRDIDARELKEEQEAEFDFISLSFSGKFEGPVEKKLRETGEWLDTWTETEFRASGKKILMVTFQWILPIWMLMLLIACGVIKLPFSSPFIDDLIM from the exons ATGTATTGCTTATCCTGCCTTTCCATTACCAAACCTCTAGCTTTTGCTTCTCTCCCTCAAAATGACTCTCCTCCTCCCATCCAAACCACTCATACTACGAAACCTCCCATGCGCAGACCAACGTCCTCTACTCAGCCAAGAACGCAGCAGCGCAAAAGACAACAGCCTTCCATCGCCGAAATAGAACGCGCTATCGGTGCCGGAAGGTACCGCGACATTGATGCCAG GGAATTGAAGGAAGAACAGGAGGCTGAATTCGACTTCATTTCGTTGAGTTTTAGTGGCAAGTTTGAAGGGCCGGTCGAAAAGAAGCTCCGGGAGACGGGAGAGTGGCTAGACACTTGGACCGAGACCGAGTTTCGAGCCTCTG GAAAAAAGATCCTTATGGTTACATTTCAGTGGATACTACCAATTTGGATGCTCATGCTTCTCATTGCCTGCGGGGTCATCAAGCTACCGTTCAGCAGCCCATTTATTGATGACCTGATTATGTGA